AGTAATATATGTGGATACCGTATACAAAATCTTCCCCGAATAGAGTTATAAGataagaactaataaattaaaaacatcatGCTCATGCACAAATTTTACTTCATGAACatcaaaatgtagtaagcgattaacttatatactttcatcattttgtataGGGGAAAGGGGGGTCAAAGAGGAAaaatttcgtaaatgtttgaagttatggtaaatttatatgaaaatggataacagggaaagaaagggaagggatgggTGGGTATTCGTGACTTCACGCTGCAGAGCACATTGTGGTAACTGTCTTACACAATATTTTCAGCATTCGGtattgcattaccacaatgccctgtCCGGCTGGAAGTCACGAATCCCCAtccatcccttccctttctttcccgATTCTGTATTTTCATATAAACTTAACCACAGTTTCAATCATGAAATACTGTTGACCCCGCAAACtattaacatggttcaaatggttcacacacatccatgcccgaggcaggattcgaacctgcgaccgaagtggtcgcgcggttccagattgtagcgcctagaaccgcttggccatcccggccggcaaactATTAACATACTGAATTATTAAACAGGTTAGCCACTTAgtaatacagtgaggtgacaaatgtcatgggatagctacATGAATGTACACAGATAGCGTTAGCATCGCTTGCACAagatatactctgaagagccaaagaaaccttgtacacccgcctaatatcgtgtagggcccccgtgagcacgcagaagcgccgcaacgcgACGTGACAACGACTTGACTaataagtagtgctggagggaactgacaccacgaatcctgcagggctgtccataaaccagtaactgtacgagggggtggagttcttttctgaacagcacgtagaaaggcatcccagatatgctcagcaaAGTTCCTGTCTGGGCGGTTTGGTGgagagtggaagtgtttaaactcaaaacagtgttcctggagccactctgcagcaattctaggcgtgtggggtgtcgcattgtcctgctggaattgcccaactccgtggAATGCgcgatggacacgaatggatgcaggtgattagacaggatgcttacctacgtgtcacctgtcagagtcatatctagacgtattaggggtcccatatcactccaactgcacacgccccgcaccattacatagcctccactagCTTGTATAGTCCCCTGCtggtatgcagggtccatggattcatgaggttgtctccatactcgaatacgtccatccgctcgacacaattttaaacgaggctcgtccgatcagaccaacatgtttcctgtcatcaacagtctgatgtcagtgttgacaggcccaggcgaggcgtaaagttttgtgtcgtgctgtttccaagggtacgcgagtgggccttcggctgggaaagtccatatcgatgatgtttcgttgaatggtgtggtgagcgtactgtaagaccttcagtacacacaccatcagattatttgacttgtcgctctaacgaagtaggcgagtgtcagcaatatgtctcgtggtcttattgtggcatgtttatcttctgccgttaggtcagacgatagaaatggcacttgcatgcttagagtagcagattgacggtgaccaactttaaacagaacttgattaattttcacacacatttattaaaataataacaagcataaaaattacttaacttggttcaggatgctatttacaattgacagtctgaagttcctttggtattggtacgttaaatcttattctcacatatatctctgatacttggcaaaagtgtctaaacatttatcttcatggctatgtacaggaatatggtaatcttattaggtgcagactgaaacttgactatagactggtacagtcaaatgtagaactcgtacagactggtacagacaaatgcagactggtacagactggtacagacaaatgcagactgactaatcggaggtctgtacactcgttataataccttgcacgttcatgtatcactgtgtgagtgtgatctgcgaggagaaaaggttctacgtaagcagcaatctcattggctgcgttacatattaatacgcagatcggcggaagcagaatttggtccgtctctatggcagcgccatctcgtagtgtggagatggacgagcgctgcgcctgcgctgttgtgcttagcggggcgcgctctagtgggaaagttgtgtactcgctgactacgcggaactatgtacacaacaaatagttcacacgctgatacttgttgatggcccagcattgatacctgaagcaatctgtggaagggttgcacttctgtcacgttgaacgattctcttcagtcgtcgttggtaccgttcttgcaggatctttttccggccgcagtgatgtcggagatttgatgttttaccggattcctgacgttcgctgtacactcgtgaaatggtcgtatgggaaaatccccactccatcgcttcctcggagatgctgtgtcctgtcgctcctgcgccgactatgacatcactttcaaactcatttaaatcttgataacataccattgtagtagcagcaaccgatctaacaactgcaccaagcacttgttgccttatatagctGCCATTtaaactcaggtgattcgtgtgaaaaggtttctcacaagattatgggcgcacgacggaaatggtagttggagctagacgcacaggaCATTCCATCCCGgagatcgttagagaattcagtattccgagatccacagctttAAGTGTGGGCCAaagatacgaaatttcaggcataattctcaccacggacaacgtagtggccgacgactTTCAGGTAACGACCTAGAGCCATGGCGTCTACGTATGCTTGTCAGTCCTAACAGAAAAACAACACATCGTGAAACAGCtgcagaaagcaatgtgggacgtaagacaagcatatccgttaggacaatgtggcgaaatttagcgttactgggctatggcagcagtgcctttgctgacagcacgacatcgcctgcaatacCTCTCCAGGGCCCGTCACCAGATTGGTTGGAGCCTAGACaagtagaaaaccgtggcctggtcagatgagtcacgatttcagttgatcAGAACAGATAGTAGTGTTCGAGCGTGACGCAGATTCCACGAAACCAAGGActcaagttgtaaacaaggcactgtgcaagttggtagtggcttcatgatggtgtgggctatgtttacatcaAATGGACAGTGTActacggtccaactgaaccgatcattgactggaaacggttatgttccgcaattcatgttcccaaataaggaTGTCAAGTCACCAATTCACGAGTGTTTGCGGttagtttgaaggacattctggaccattcgagcgaaCGGTTTGTCTTCCACAGATCGTTCATCATAAATCGCATTGAAGATTTACGGAacgcaatcgagaggtcagtttgtgcacaacatcctgcaccggcaacactttcgtaattacggaCAGCTATGGATGCAGCATGACTCGACATTTCTGAAGGATACTTCCagcgacttctacatctacatctacatccataccccgcaagccacctgacggtgtgtggcggagggtacctcgagtacctctatcggttctcccttctattccagtctcgtattgttcgtggaaagaaggattgtcggtatgcctctgtgtgggctctaatctctctgattttatcctcacggtctcttcgcgagatatacgtaggagggagcagtatactgcttgactcctcggtgaagttatgttctcgaaacctcaacaaaagcccgtaccgagctactgagcgtctcctctgcagagtcttccacttgagtttatctatcatctccgtaacgctttcgcgattactaaatgatcctgtaacgaagcgcactgctctccgttggatcttctctatctcttctatcaaccctatctggtacggttcccacactactgaacagtattcaagcagtgggcgaacaagcgtactgtaacctacttcctttgttttcggattgcatttccttaggattcttccaatgaatctcagtctggcatctgctttgccgacgatcaacttgatatgatcattccattttaaatcactcctaatgcgtactcccagataatttatggaattaactgcttccagttgctgacctgctatattgtagctaaatgataagggatctttctttctatgtattcgcagcacattacacgtgtctacattgagattcagttgccattccctgcaccatgcgtcaattcgctgcagatcctcctgcatttcagtacaattttccattgttacaacctctcgatacaccacagcatcatccgcaaaaagcctcagtgaacttccgatgtcatccacaaggtcatttatgtatattgtgaatagcaacggtcctacgacactcccctgcggcacacctgaaatcactcttacttcggaagacttctctccattgagaatgacatgctgcgttctgttatctaggaactcttcaatccaatcacacaattggtctgatagtccatatgctcttactttgttcattaaacgactgtggggaactgtatcgaacgccttgcggaagtcaagaaacacggcatctacctgggaacccattggtctgatagtctatatgctcttactttgttcattaaacgactgtggggaactgaattgaacgccttgcggaagtcaagaaacacggcatctacctgggaacccgtgtctatggccctctgagtctcgtggacgaatagcgcgagcttttTAGACGTCATgtcacgtggagttgctgcactacgccagggaaaaggaggtccggcacgatattaagaggtatccgatgacacctgtcacctcagtgtgtagatGCGTACCTCTGATCTGGCACCCAGTGCAGGCAGAAGAATGAGAAGACCTTGGAATAGGGCCCCAGTCGCCACACCTCGGACTCCCGGAGGTACGGCGTGCCGATGTCGAGAAGCTGGAAGTCGACTGTGGACTCGGGGAACCTCGAAGTGGCTTCGTGCAGCATGTCAAGGGAGGCGTCCGCGGCGACGACGCGGACGCCGAAGGGCAGGCGTGGCAGCAGCTCCAGCACCGTGGTGTCTCCAGGGCCGCAGCCCACGTCCAGCACAGGGAGGCTGCTGGACTCTGGACGCTCCAGCCGGTGGGACCAGTCCAGGCTGGAGCAGAGCTCGTCCAGCACCTGGGCTGCGAACTGGCGCTGCCCGGCGCTCGCTGACACGTACTGCTCCGCGTCGGTCATGTCAGAAGGTTACCTGGAGAAGGAAGAAACAGACTTGGGTGTTATTCTGGATGAGCGCACAGCACTAGTTCCGTTCATACTGACACGATCGCCAGCTGGCATCTGGAGTGCGCCATGTATGAGAAACAGAATACAGTGGGGGGTACTGCCGAAGCTCTTAAGACTTGTGGAATATGGTGCCTCAGtttcttcacaatatttttttaggcACTGGATCTGGAGCAATTTTTTTGAGAATTATGAATCCTTTGCACGTCTACACTTCCAGAGCGATCATCATAGAAGTTCTACTGTCATCTATGCATACAGAGGTAGCTGTTATCAAGGATTCCATGATGTGGGTCTGTGATGCTGTCCACAGCCACGTGCGTACTCTCGTTGATGTGGGATCAGCTACGAAATAGTAGAGAGAAAGCTTTTAAAGCGGAACGGTTTAGGGCAGAGAAAGGAAAGATCCATGACAAATCGTGGAAAAAAATCTCTGCGAGAGTGTGGATAGGTACAGCGGGAGTGGATTATGCTTGGCAATAGCGCACAGTTTATTGATGTATGCAAGAACTGGTTAGTGTTTGGATAGCTAACGATCTTGAGAATGGCcgacagctgtggccgagcggttctaggcgcttcagtccggaaccgcgtgactgctacggtcgcaggttcgaatcctgccttgggcatggatgtgtgtgatgtccttaggttagttaggtttaagtagttctaagttctaggggactgatgaccacagatgttaattccgatagtgctcagagccatttgaaccaattacgagggtcgttcaatatgtaatgccccacattttattCTCAGAACGTATTTACTTTTAAGAATCAGAATTTGGCGAAATATAGATCAACATGTCTTGTTCATGTtccatttttctacgtagtcttcaTCACGTTCTATGTCCATAcgccaacattgtggaagagcaCTTATTCCCTGCTGGTAGAAGTTCTTGTTTtcgctgcatgactgacactctcgtcatcttcaaagtgtgttccctgtagagaatctttaagcggcccaaagagatggaagtccgagggtgccaggtctggactgtagtgtGGATGAGACAATTATGTCCAACCCATTTTGGCGATGTGttaccgggttctcagacttgtgtatgggcgtgcattatcatgttggagcaagatttctgctggttCCGATCGAACACGTCAGAAACGATTCTTGAGTttgagtcttcacgtatgcctct
This genomic interval from Schistocerca cancellata isolate TAMUIC-IGC-003103 chromosome 3, iqSchCanc2.1, whole genome shotgun sequence contains the following:
- the LOC126176328 gene encoding juvenile hormone acid O-methyltransferase-like, with amino-acid sequence MTDAEQYVSASAGQRQFAAQVLDELCSSLDWSHRLERPESSSLPVLDVGCGPGDTTVLELLPRLPFGVRVVAADASLDMLHEATSRFPESTVDFQLLDIGTPYLRESEVWRLGPYSKVFSFFCLHWVPDQRTALSNICDLLAPGGDAVLVMVGRCPIFDAYEQFSKMPQWAEYMQDYKNFVSPYHLQLDRVQHLRSLLVESGLTVKTCREENDFAFSSPHQHEIIGTIYTCLCRSVYF